The Streptomyces bacillaris sequence CCCGCACGCCACCCGCCTCGCGTACCCGGTAGACGCCCCACGCCGCCATCCCGACACCCCCCAGGAGAGGGATCATGCCGTAGCCGAAGAGCTGGCCCGAGTGCGCGAACCACCGGCCGCCCTCGAAGACCTGGGTCGCGGTGGTCGTCTCGGGGTCGTTGCGGCCGTCGTGGTCCGCGAAGGTGATCCGGGTCCGTTCGATCTGCGCCGACTTGGGCATCCCGTCCACGTGGACGCGCAGGGCATCCCGGGCCGCCCTCTCGCGCTCCGCGTCGTTGGCGCGCTGCTGGGCCGGGGTCTCCCCGAAGCAGTGCCAGACGGTCTGCCCCTTCTCGGCGCGCGTGTCGTGGCACGAGATCCGGCCGAAGGTCTCCACCCGCATGCCGACCAGCTTCGAGAGGCCCGTACCGGTCACCACGATGAACCCGCCCACCGCGAACAGGAGCGCCCCCGCGAGGACCAGCGCGGCGCCCTTGAGCTGCTGCCCGCTCCACCGCGCGCGCTCCCCGCGCCCCGGCCCGCCGTTGCCCGCGCTCCCCGGCCCCGTGTTCCCCATAGCCGCCACGGCCGCCCCGCCCCCGTTCGCGTGCCGCCCGCGTCCCCCGCGCGCGTACCAACCGTTCCCGCGCATCAACCGTTCCCCGTACGAACCGTTGCCCGTATGAACCGTTGGACCGTCCCCACGTGCCGACGGTTCCCGCATCGTCGGGCTCCGGCTCCGGTTCCGGTCCCGTACGGTCCGATTCCCGCATTCTCCGAGGCAGCCCCGGGCACGCCACAGGGGCGGCACCTCCCGTGTGGGAGATACCGCCCCTGTGGGACGTACCTGCGTACGCGACGTACTCGCCGTACGCGGAACCTCGATCGACCGGCGGACCGGAACCGATCAGAAGTCCATGTCACCGCCCGGCATGCCACCCGGGGCGGCCGCGCCGGCCTTCTCGGGCTTGTCGGCGATGACGGCCTCGGTGGTGAGGAAGAGCGCGGCGATGGAGGCGGCGTTCTGCAGGGCGGAGCGCGTGACCTTCGCCGGGTCGAGAATGCCCTCGGCGATCATGTCGACGTACTCACCCGTCGCGGCGTTGAGGCCGTGACCGATCGGCAGGTTGCGGACCTTCTCCACGACGACGCCACCCTCGAGACCACCGTTGACGGCGATCTGCTTGAGCGGGGCCTCCAGCGCGAGCTTCACGGCGTTGGCGCCGGTCGCCTCGTCGCCCGTGAGGTCGAGCTTCTCGAAGACGGCCGAGGCCTGGAGCAGGGCCACGCCACCACCGGCGACAATGCCCTCCTCGACGGCGGCCTTGGCGTTGCGCACCGCGTCCTCGATGCGGTGCTTGCGCTCCTTGAGCTCCACCTCGGTGGCGGCGCCGGCCTTGATGACGGCCACGCCGCCGGCCAGCTTCGCGAGGCGCTCCTGGAGCTTCTCGCGGTCGTAGTCCGAGTCGGAGTTCTCGATCTCGGCGCGGATCTGGTTGACGCGGCCCTGGACCTGGTCGCTGTCACCGGCACCGTCGACGATGGTCGTCTCGTCCTTGGTGATGACGACCTTGCGGGCGCGGCCGAGCAGGTCGAGACCGGCGTTCTCCAGCTTGAGGCCGACCTCCTCGGAGATCACGGTGCCGCCGGTGAGGATGGCGATGTCCGCGAGCATGGCCTTGCGGCGGTCGCCGAAGCCCGGGGCCTTGACGGCGACGGACTTGAACGTGCCCTTGATCTTGTTGACGACCAGGGTGGAGAGCGCCTCGCCCTCGACGTCCTCGGCGATGATCAGCAGCGGCTTGCCCGACTGCATGACCTTCTCCAGCAGCGGGATGAGGTCCTTGACGCTGCCGATCTTCGAGTTGACGATCAGGATGTACGGGTCGTCGAGCGACGCCTCCATACGCTCCATGTCGGTCGCGAAGTAGGCCGAGATGTAGCCCTTGTCGAAGCGCATACCCTCGGTGAGCTCCAGTTCCAGACCGAAAGTCTGGGACTCCTCGACGGTGATGACGCCTTCCTTGCCGACCTTGTCCATCGCCTCGGCGATCTTCGCGCCGATCTCAGTGTCGGCGGCGGAGATGGAGGCGGTCGAAGCGATCTGCTCCTTGGTCTCCACGTCCTTGGCCTGCTCCAGCAGAGCGGCGGAGACGGCCTCGACGGCCTTCTCGATGCCGCGCTTGAGGGCCATCGGGTTGGCGCCCGCGGCGACGTTGCGCAGACCCTCGCGGACGAGAGCCTGGGCGAGGACGGTGGCGGTGGTCGTACCGTCGCCGGCGACGTCGTCCGTCTTCTTGGCGACCTCCTTGACCAGCTCCGCACCGATCTTCTCGTACGGGTCCTCGAGCTCGATCTCCTTGGCGATGGATACACCATCGTTGGTGATCGTGGGCGCGCCCCACTTCTTCTCGAGGACGACGTTACGGCCCTTGGGGCCGAGGGTGACCTTGACGGCGTCGGCGAGCTGGTTCATCCCGCGCTCGAGACCGCGCCGTGCCTCCTCGTCGAACGCGATGATCTTGGCCATGTGAAGTGGTCCTCCCGGACAGGGGTGGATTGCTCCGGACCGAGAGGCGCCCGCGACGGACGGCCTGCGTGCGTGGTGGTTCCTTGCCCCATCACGCGTGCGGGCCTCACCGGCCCGGTCCAAGTTCTGTCACTCTCACCTGGAGAGTGCTAATGCCAATGATTAGCACTCGACCCCCGAGAGTGCAAGCGCCTTCGACGAGAGCCCGCCATGCGGTCCCGGACCGGCCCCCGCCCGATCCGGGGCCGATCCGGGCGTCCTCGCAGGCCGGTTCGGGCGTCCCCACGGGCCGGTCCGGGCGTGCCCGCAGGTCGGCCCCGGCACGCGCGTAGGGCCCGATCCCCGGATGCCGGGGTCGGGCCCTACGTGCGTGAGTAGTGACGGCGGACGGCCGTGTCGGGCTCAGCCGACGGCGAGCTTGACCATGTCTGCCTGGGGCCCCTTCTGGCCCTGCGAGATCTCGAATTCAACTCGCTGACCCTCTTCGAGGGTGCGGTACCCGTCCATCTGGATCGCGCTGTAGTGGACGAAAACATCCGCACCACCGTCGACCGCGATGAAGCCGTACCCCTTCTCCGCGTTGAACCACTTGACGGTGCCCTGAGCCATGCCTAACTCCCCTATAACTGGCCCTTGCACGGGACCGCACTTCGCGGCCCCGGGTCGGAACTCACCCTCCGACAGGAGAGGGTGCGCAGCGCCGCAGCGCGTCGACCGCGGCCGAATGTATCCGCCCAACTGCCCTCTGCAACAGGTCAATCGGACGAGAATTCTGGGCACGGCCGAACGCCCGAATATGCGGGATTGCTGAAATTTACGGGCAAGTCGGGCCAGGCAAAGGCCACTTATGCCTCAAGGGGTTCACGCACTTTGGCTGCTTCTTATCGGGTCCGGGCGCATTCTCATATGCGGGCGGCGCGTGCAGCGGAGGGGGTTTCCCCAACTGTACCGTGCTCAACCATGCAGAATTGCCCCCTCCTCCCCGAGGGGTGGAGGGGGCAATGGTGTTCGTACGGGTGTTCAGCAGCCGCCGGCCACGGCGGGGATGATCGAGATACCGGCGCCGTCCGGCGTGGCCGCGTCCAGGCCGCCCTCGAAGCGCACGTCGTCGTCGTTGACGTACACGTTCACGAAGCGGCGCAGCTTGCCCCGGTCGTCCAGGACGCGGGCGGCGATGCCCGGGTGGTCCTTCTCCAGGGACTCGATGACCTCGGCGAGCGTGGCGCCCTCGGCCGGGACCTCGGCCTGGCCGCCGGTGTAGGTGCGGAGGATGGTGGGGATGCGGACCTTGACGCTCATGACGGAGGCCTTTCTGACTGCTGCGGTCGGGGCGATCGGGGCGATCGGGATGATCAGGCGGCGGCGAGGCCCGCGGCGCGGAACGCGTCCAGGCTCGGCTTGATGGTGGCCGTCGCCTGCGAGGTCGCGGAGACCGCGTCGAGCGTCTTGAGCCCGTCACCGGTGTTCAGGACGACGGTGGTGAGCGCCGGGTCGATCACCCCGGCCTCGATCAGCTTCTTCGTCACGCCGACCGTCACACCGCCCGCCGTCTCACCGAAGATGCCCTCGGTGCGCGCCAGCAGCTTGATCGCGTCGACGACCTGCTCGTCGTTGACGTCCTCCACCGCGCCGCCCGTGCGGCGGGCGATGTCCAGGACGTACGGGCCGTCCGCCGGGTTGCCGATGGCCAGGGACTTGGCGATGGTGTTCGGCTTCTGGGGCCGTACGACGTCGTGCCCGGCCTTGAAGGCGGCGGAGACCGGGGAGCAGCCCTCGGCCTGGGCGCCGAAGATCTTGTACGGCCGGTCCTCGACCAGGCCGAGCCTGATCAGCTCCTGGAACCCCTTGTCGATCTTCGTCAGCTGGGAGCCGGACGCGATCGGGATGACGATCTGGTCGGGCAGCCGCCAGCCGAGCTGCTCGCAGATCTCGAACGCCAGGGTCTTGGAGCCCTCGCCGTAGTACGGCCGCAGGTTGACGTTGACGAAGCCCCAGCCCTCGCCGAGCGGGTCCCCGATCAGCTCGGAGCAGAAGCGGTTCACGTCGTCGTAGTTGCCCT is a genomic window containing:
- the groL gene encoding chaperonin GroEL (60 kDa chaperone family; promotes refolding of misfolded polypeptides especially under stressful conditions; forms two stacked rings of heptamers to form a barrel-shaped 14mer; ends can be capped by GroES; misfolded proteins enter the barrel where they are refolded when GroES binds) yields the protein MAKIIAFDEEARRGLERGMNQLADAVKVTLGPKGRNVVLEKKWGAPTITNDGVSIAKEIELEDPYEKIGAELVKEVAKKTDDVAGDGTTTATVLAQALVREGLRNVAAGANPMALKRGIEKAVEAVSAALLEQAKDVETKEQIASTASISAADTEIGAKIAEAMDKVGKEGVITVEESQTFGLELELTEGMRFDKGYISAYFATDMERMEASLDDPYILIVNSKIGSVKDLIPLLEKVMQSGKPLLIIAEDVEGEALSTLVVNKIKGTFKSVAVKAPGFGDRRKAMLADIAILTGGTVISEEVGLKLENAGLDLLGRARKVVITKDETTIVDGAGDSDQVQGRVNQIRAEIENSDSDYDREKLQERLAKLAGGVAVIKAGAATEVELKERKHRIEDAVRNAKAAVEEGIVAGGGVALLQASAVFEKLDLTGDEATGANAVKLALEAPLKQIAVNGGLEGGVVVEKVRNLPIGHGLNAATGEYVDMIAEGILDPAKVTRSALQNAASIAALFLTTEAVIADKPEKAGAAAPGGMPGGDMDF
- a CDS encoding cold-shock protein, which encodes MAQGTVKWFNAEKGYGFIAVDGGADVFVHYSAIQMDGYRTLEEGQRVEFEISQGQKGPQADMVKLAVG
- a CDS encoding MoaD/ThiS family protein gives rise to the protein MSVKVRIPTILRTYTGGQAEVPAEGATLAEVIESLEKDHPGIAARVLDDRGKLRRFVNVYVNDDDVRFEGGLDAATPDGAGISIIPAVAGGC
- the thrC gene encoding threonine synthase, encoding MAVQTIAGNATTASVDLGPAVALSCRECGERFDLGPLFACASCFGPLEVAYDLPAGDPEALRKRIEAGPDNIWRYAPLLPVPADVADKPNLNPGFTKLVKADNLARELGVTGGLYVKDDSGNPTHSFKDRVVAIAVEAARAFGFTTLSCSSTGNLAGAVGAAAARAGLRSCVFIPHDLEQGKVVMAAVYGGELVGIEGNYDDVNRFCSELIGDPLGEGWGFVNVNLRPYYGEGSKTLAFEICEQLGWRLPDQIVIPIASGSQLTKIDKGFQELIRLGLVEDRPYKIFGAQAEGCSPVSAAFKAGHDVVRPQKPNTIAKSLAIGNPADGPYVLDIARRTGGAVEDVNDEQVVDAIKLLARTEGIFGETAGGVTVGVTKKLIEAGVIDPALTTVVLNTGDGLKTLDAVSATSQATATIKPSLDAFRAAGLAAA